The genomic stretch CTGCCTAGACACATGTTAGATCAAGACTCAGAGATACAGGAGAAAGCTTGGTGTTACTTTTGCTGCTATGTGCCCAGTTCATTTTAACACAGTCCAGCAGTTTTATTCCAGAACTCTTCAGCCTGTGTACGTTCTTGCACTGTGGGATTACAGGGGTTTTTAAACCGGTAAATTAAACTTCTCTGTTCAGTGAAATGTCCTGGTCCTACTACCATTAGGATAAGACTATAGGCCTGCCCAGTTTTTTAAGTAGTATCCAAACTTAATTAAAACTGTCATGTATCTCCTATTGTGCACAACTTagacattttattctgaaatgatTTAAACATTATGGTCCTGCTACAGATAGTTTTAATTCAATTAGCTTAGCTTGGCACTTGAGACTTGTTTGTGCTGTGACAAGGAATCTTTGTATTATGACAGTTTGAAATTGATATTGTTCACTGAGAGCAAGCAGTGCCTTTTTATCCTTCCTGTTCTTCTTTAGTGTCTCTCAGCTGAGAAAATTTgtaatctgtcttttttttttttttttttgagaaccaCATTGAACACTTCAGGTGGCATTGGTGGCTTAAAAACTTCACTTCAGAGGTCTTTGGCCTCTGGTAAATTCTTTCTTATAGGAGAATGTAACAACAGTTCATTAAAGTCAATTAAAGCAAGTCATCATTTACCTAAAAGGTACACGCAAGCCAGGGCCAAACCAGATTTGGTTTTTGGATgcactttctattttctttgagAACACTGGTACGTTCTGCTCGGTAAGATCCAATTGTAACTGCTACAGATAAATTACTCAACTTTCCCCTCAAAGCTAGTTTAACATGCCTACAATCAGACCTACCAGTTCCTTTGAAAACTCTTGGtttttactggatttttttccccctcccttccttatttcccactgctctccttccttcccactcAATGTGATCCTGCGGTTAAAAACCTGTATACtattctcatttgaaaaatcagcactcagtttgttttctgcagaaatttgaCCAACATTTGTAAAAGCTAAACATTAAGAGAGACAGTATCTCAGGCTTTTGTTGCAGATTCGTCTAGATTCTTCCTCTAGGCTGTGTTGCTAATTTTATGTCTGTACCTCCATCCTCTGAGCCACAATACACACAAACATGGCCTAATACAAGTGTTGATCTGTAACCATAAAATCTCTTGATTTGCTGCCAAGTGCTGCACATGTCTAAGGGAAGAAGCCCCGAGAAGGTAACGAGTGATAAATTAATATGTGTGATTTCTACGTGTAGAGATGGATATGTACATTAAAACATCTCTACATATAGATAAACCAGATAAAATACTAGCCAGGATGGGCAGTGACAATATTTAATGCCATTAGTAGACTGAGAGTAAACATaaagaggaagagaatgaaACAACCATGAATGCACTCTAGGAACAAGAGTTTGAAAATACTGCGTTTATGGCCTACTGAGTGGTACCTTAAGAAAACCCCACACAGtccaattttaattttggacaaactttttttgttttctactgttAGGTGGAACACTTGGGATTACTGGAGTGAAAAAGAGTTCtgccttttgtttggtttgggggttttggtgcaTTTAGTAGCACTTTGTGAGCACTTTTTCCTATTTGTGtagaaacagaggaaagaaaaacataaaggaaaataataatcctCAAACCATTACTAGTTGGCAGGAGAACTTGAATTCCTAATTATTTAATGGAAGATGTTACAgtaacacttctgaaaaatgagaacatGTCCTAGAGGAGGATTCTCAGAATGGagttttctccccctccccgaGTACAGCCAATACACTGTATTTTGAGTTTTAATGCCAGATAAATAATTAGatgttttccaaacaaaagaaaaaattggtTTAGTAGTATTGTCTGTGTGTGCAAGGATAAAGTCAGGAAAACACACACGCAAGATGGAGATAATTAATACAGCTTTTTACAAGTTGTTTTGTATGCACAATTAATAAATCAGATTGCATTATCTGAGCAATTCTTTACATCTGTTAATCCCCGCATTCAGTTCCTTACATGAATAATCTGTCTGTTGGCCAGGCAAGTTAAATTTGTAGACAGCCATGGTTCTGATCGTAAGGGCGGGTATAGACACCAAAGatttatttgaatgaaaaaatgcCATCGTGCTGCCAGCACATTGGAGGTACTGTCTGAACAAGGTACAGCCTTCAACAGGGGCTATGAGAAACGAGAACATAAGTACTTGTCTAAAATCAGTGCTACTCAAATACATATTATCCTGATCAAAATAACATCTAATATTACAAAtggcagagattttttttcttgagttgCATTAAACAGggtaattttgtttttacaggaaGATTTCAGTGTTGTTTGAAAACTCTTTACCTGTTGAAAGTTATGTAGAATTTTGTTTACATCAAAACAGAGACTTGCAGTCAATGTTCTTCTAGATCTGTTAGCATGaagataaatatgaaaaagcGTGTATGGTGCCCTGTATTAAAAAGGTTGTTTTTCAGCTATGAAAACTCAATTTACATAGCCTTGTCCTTAAGTTATGCAGTTACACTTAATGTCACAGGTTCTTTTCAGGTGTGTGGCTTAAAACACAAGTGAGAAGGGACAACTTAAACTTTCAAAGTGGAAATTGTCAATGTTTTGAAAGTCACACCTTAATGActtcttccccccgcccccccccccttacatCAACTGATAAAGTTGCTACTAGAATGCCTGGAGTTCCTCGCTCCCAGCTTAATTCTTTGGTGAATACTCTGATCTACTGACTCATCTGGCCAAGCTTGGgcttttagggttttttatgAAGATACAGTTTTTTCAGTACCATTCAAACacaatgcatttttgtttattttaaaataagtttaagCTGATTCACTTTTAAGCTGTCATTGTCTGCAGGGGTCCTGGCTTGCCTGGATGGGTATATGAATATAGCTCTGGAACAGACTGAAGAATATGTAAATGGACAACTAAAGAACAAGTACGGGGATGCATTTATCCGAGGAAATAACGGTAACTACTCCTCCTTATGTTATTGCTCAGCAGAAAATTGTGGTTTGATATTTACTTCTGAATttgaggagtggctgaggtgTAAGCAAGCTGCCTGCAAGAATATTACTCTTAGGCTTTCTTGGAAACCTTaacatatttactttttacagTTTCACTTTTCAGTGtctgtgcttttctgcattCCTGTGGCCCTTTTTGCCTCTGATCTTGAAGTTCATTTAGAGAAGCATGCTCTTTTCTAGCCTGCCTTAGAGCTTATTTCCTGTCATTTGACAGGTTTACTCTTTTGCACTCACTGCCCGCTTAGATGGCCTCTGCTCTAtagaaatttctgtgttttgctaGGCAAACTAGTGCATAAATTTGTGATACAGTACAGATATTGATGACACTAATATTTTCTTGTGATGCAATTGTCTAGACCTGAATGAATACTGGAGGTTCATTAGTACTGGAGGCTATTTTCATCTTCATGAGTAAAGATTTCACCACCAGTCAAGAAAATCACTTGTACTTTACTATTGAGCCTTTGTGCAGTAGGAGGATTTTTGTGCACTTCAAGGACAATCCCAGGCTCCTGAAATGACTCTGTGGTTATCAGTTAGGCTGTAATAACAGGACATGCCAGGGAGAAGAATAtctaaaaaatagaaaaagttcACAAGTCAGATGCGAAGAGACTTGTAGAGAAGGTAAATGAAGCAGAGTGACCAAGTTACTTGAAGAAAATGGAGGAAGTGAGGGagtgaacaaaaagaaacaagaaccGAATCCCATGTTGCGAAGTCAAAGAGAATGTGGCACCAGTGTGAGAGTGTGTTTTGGGCAGAGAAATAATCCTTGAATAAGGCCAAATGCTTTTTGCAATGAATTTGGATTATTGTGCTAACAAGTGCAGTGACATCGCAGCTGGAAAATCAATTGTGGAAATAAGAATATATtataaaagttaaaacaaaCGAGTGAGAGGCAGGAGGCTGAAGAACAGGCTGAGCAGAGAACTTAAGACATCCTAGGTTTAGGAGCATGATGCAGTTTAATGTGCCTGGATCCATTCTGGGAATATCACTAGCCAAGCAGGTGGAAGATATCTGCTGCTTCATAGGTAATGGTTAGCTTTGCCTTAAGTGCTTGCTATTTCCATCATTTGTTGAAAGATTGTAGCACTAGTACCTGACACCTGTAATTCTGCTGCTTGGAAACTCTCTCATGCTCCCCTCAGTAATGGTGCAGGGTAGCTGGCTTTATCCTCCCTCTGTTCAGCCTGCATCTCCTGGAACATAGCTTGgctataaatataataaatactgAACCAAAGTAATACATAATGTGTAAATTTGATAGCTTTCTCAAAACCTGGACTTCAGTGTTTCCTGACTTTGTTCATGCCAAGTGGGATTCATTACACTGTTGTTTTGCAAGCCATGGAAATAAGATGTTTTAAATCAACAGGCTTCTGCACATTGTTTACCAGGGCCCTCTTACGTGTGCCgctttctccttttcacagTATTGTACATAAGCACACAGAAGAGGAGGATGTGAAGATGCCAGAAGGAGGCTGTTTTGTACTTGTGAACCTCTTCAAGTGATGAGCCCTATTTGATTTGTAGTTAATAATCCACAGGAGAAATGCACAagtgtttaaatttattttgtttaataaatgtAAACCAGTGTAAACTTCCTGAAtagttttgtttcaaagcatTGCTTTGTTccactgtacagaaaaaaaataaaaaaagaagcatgtAATAATGCTGCAAGACTAATTCAAAGTAACAGATCATTTAATTATACTAACAGTTGTAGAAATACTGATGGAAGGTAAGTAGGCATGGAGTAATTGCAAATCACAGCCTTGTATTGATGGCAAAACAATAGTTTAACTGATGTTGGGAAGGAAAATGCTAATGTTTTGGTGACAGTGACCTGTCCCTTTTGGAAAACACAGGGTTAGCTTTAAATGCCAATCTAATAAGAGCCCTCAGGTAAAAAGTTCAGCAGTccaaaaaaatcttgaattgTGGATTGAATCAAGGGATGTAACAGTGACACTTCAACAATTAGGGGTAGGGAAAGAATTTAatcaaatggaagaaaagccCTAAGGGTGAACAGAAAGCTCTGTGCCAGCTGAGGAAATCAGTCACAGGTGAAGAGCTCTCAGTTGGTATGCCAGCACAGCTGGTAGCTGCTTCACCTCCTGCCTCTGTACATCCCACCCTACCTCAGCCTGCCATTACCTTTTTTCTCTACCAAACACAGTGGACTTcaataaaaagctattttaactAATATCTAAAGCTACTCTTGGAAACAGACTAAGAATATAAAAGCTCTCGTAAACAGGCCATATGTATACTCTTCAGACAGTTCACTCTGTCCCATCTGCTTCCCTCCACCCTAGCACCATCTATatgttctcttcctttctgtgttaGCCCGAAATGAGAACACACGCATTAAACTTGTAGTATGGGGTATGCATTAGGGAGGGGGAACCCCTGCGCAGGCAACAGAGTCAGAACTTGTTTGTATTTTGCAACAATACTCACAGATAATCAAGACCCAGTGAGTAAATCCAGCTCAGTTTTACATGGGTACTTCCACTAGTTTGTAAGatatcttttctccttttacatGCAGTCaaccaagaaaaaaactaaaacaatgTTCACATATGTTTTAATCTGAGTGTT from Balearica regulorum gibbericeps isolate bBalReg1 chromosome 4, bBalReg1.pri, whole genome shotgun sequence encodes the following:
- the LSM6 gene encoding U6 snRNA-associated Sm-like protein LSm6, producing the protein MSLRKQTPSDFLKQIIGRPVVVKLNSGVDYRGVLACLDGYMNIALEQTEEYVNGQLKNKYGDAFIRGNNVLYISTQKRRM